The following are encoded together in the Parambassis ranga chromosome 20, fParRan2.1, whole genome shotgun sequence genome:
- the arfgef1 gene encoding brefeldin A-inhibited guanine nucleotide-exchange protein 1 isoform X2 yields MYEGKKTKNMFLTRALEKILADKEVKKAHHSQLRKACEVALEEIKEESEKLSPPSGDGKSGSSTLPPIKSKTNFIEADKYFLPFELACQSKCPRIVITSLDCLQKLIAYGHLTGSAPDSTAPGKKLIDRIIETICACFQGPQTDEGVQLQIIKALLTAVTSQHIEIHEGTVLQAVRTCYNIYLASKNLINQTTAKATLTQMLNVIFARMENQALQEAKQLERERHRQHSPVTQHTEPDSPQLQTHIHPPTKGLTQEANGPVTPPTPPINIPSTPSTPSTPAPESSSRSVSGEQEEQGEQGPVYENPDPENGSDFCVAENEQTEADQATAAAQSAAAQQRAEAGEEEVTPNYEEKAQEIVQSILQEVVNTVAGGHCLDPANLCSDTKEPGGELAESEPAEAVTEGTQSSLEDEGTLGSDSEHVHANGIPGTPISASFTPSLPDDRLSVSSNDTQESGAAPGQPPGAKFSHILQKDAFLVFRSLCKLSMKPLSDGPPDPKSHELRSKVLSLQLLLSILQNAGPIFKTNEMFINAIKQYLCVALSKNGVSSVPEVFELSLSIFLTLLSHFKTHLKMQIEVFFKEIFLYILETSTSSYDHKWMVIQTLTRICADAQSVVDIYVNYDCDLNAANIFERLVNDLSKIAQGRAGHELGTTPLQELTLRKKGLECLVSILKCMVEWSKDLYVNPNSQTSLGQEKPSEQESTETKAPETINRYGSINSLDSTASSGIGSYSTQMSGTDNPEQFEVLKQQKEIIEQGIDLFNKKPKRGIQYLQEQGMLGTTPEDLAQFLHQEERLDSTQVGEFLGDNDRFNKEVMYAYVDQMDFQGKDFVSALRMFLEGFRLPGEAQKIDRLMEKFAARYLECNQGQTLFASADTAYVLAYSIIMLTTDLHSPQVKNKMTKEQYIKMNRGINDSKDLPEEYLSAIYDEIAGKKIAMKETKELTMKSNKQSVASEKQRRLLYNVEMEQMAKTAKALMEAVSHVQAPFTSATHLEHVRPMFKLAWTPFLAAFSVGLQDCDDTEVASLCLEGIRCAIRIACIFSIQLERDAYVQALARFTLLTASSGIAEMKQKNIDTIKTLITVAHTDGNYLGNSWHEIMKCISQLELAQLIGTGVKARYISGTVRGKEGFIASTKEQSNDEYLGLVGGTVDRKQIASIQESIGETSSQSVVVAVDRIFTGSTRLDGNAIVDFVRWLCAVSMDELASPTHPRMFSLQKIVEISYYNMGRIRLQWSRIWEVIGDHFNKVGCNSNEDVAIFAVDSLRQLSMKFLEKGELANFRFQKDFLRPFEHIMKKNRSPTIRDMVVRCIAQMVNSQAANIRSGWKNIFSVFHLAASDQDESIVELAFQTTGHIVTNVFEKHFAATIDSFQDAVKCLSEFACNASFPDTSMEAIRLIRHCAKYVSERPQAFKDYTSDDMNVAPEDRVWVRGWFPILFELSCIINRCKLDVRTRGLTVMFEVMKTYGHTFEKHWWQDLFRIVFRIFDNMKLPEQQTEKAEWMTTTCNHALYAICDVFTQYFESLSSVLLDDILAQLYWCVQQDNEQLARSGTNCLENVVILNGEKFSPETWDKTCNCMLDIFKTTIPHALLTWRPAGSEGEHLTSQSLSDKQLDSISQKSVDIQSRSDDQHSISSADRVTTENRRQSQYSSGSGVCEDASRSRTPTKVQEQRLFAALLIKCVVQLELIQTIDNIVFFPATSKKEDAENFAAAQRDAVCAADVPVETQDQGMYRYLTSEQLFKLLDCLLESHRFAKAFNSNNEQRTLLWKAGFKGKSKPNLLKQETSSLACGLRILFRMYTDESRQDAWEEVQRRLLNVCSEAVAYFLALTSESHREAWTNLLLLFLTKVLKISDERFKAHASRYYPLLCEIMQFDLIPELRAVLRKFYLRIGLVFHIAQLPEPEPDPQPAHAEPETDTEVGEEAGEEAQ; encoded by the exons TCCACCCAGTGGAGATGGCAAATCGGGTTCCAGCACTTTACCGCCAATCAAATCAAAGACCAACTTCATTGAAGCTGACAAGTACTTCTTGCCATTCGAGCTGGCATGTCAGTCCAAATGTCCTCGCATCGTCATCACCTCGCTCGACTGTTTACAG AAGCTGATAGCGTATGGCCACCTGACAGGCAGCGCCCCGGACAGCACGGCTCCGGGCAAGAAGCTCATCGACAGGATCATCGAGACCATCTGTGCTTGTTTTCAGGGGCCCCAGACAGACGAGGGCGTTCAGCTACAGATCATTAAG gCTCTGTTGACCGCGGTGACCTCTCAGCACATAGAAATCCACGAGGGCACCGTGCTACAGGCTGTCCGCACGTGCTACAACATCTACCTGGCCAGCAAGAACCTCATCAACCAGACCACGGCCAAGGCCACGCTCACACAGATGCTCAACGTCATCTTTGCACGCATGGAGAACCAAGCA ctgcaggaagcaaaacagctggagagagagcggCACCGGCAGCACTCCCCAGTCACCCAACACACTGAGCCAGACTCCCCCCAGCTCCAGACTCACATTCACCCGCCAACCAAGGGTCTGACCCAGGAGGCCAACGGGCCTGTCACCCCACCAACTCCACCCATCAACATCCCATCCACCCCATCCACCCCATCTACACCGGCcccagaaagcagcagcaggtctgtgtctggggagcaggaggagcagggagagcAGGGCCCTGTCTACGAGAACCCGGATCCAGAAAACGGCTCTGATTTCTGTGTGGCTGAAAATGAGCAGACCGAGGCAGACCaagctacagcagcagcacaga gtgCAGCAGCCCAACAGCGTGCTGAGGCAGGCGAGGAGGAGGTGACTCCAAATTATGAGGAGAAAGCCCAGGAAATAGTACAGAGTATTCTGCAGGAGGTGGTCAACACTGTTGCAGGAG GCCACTGCCTCGACCCGGCAAACCTCTGCTCTGACACCAAAGAGCCCGGTGGCGAGCTGGCAGAGTCAGAGCCAGCAGAAGCGGTGACAGAGGGCACCCAGAGCTCCCTGGAGGACGAGGGCACTCTGGGGAGCGACAGCGAACACGTCCACGCCAACGGTATCCCCGGCACACCCATCTCTGCCAGCTTCACCCCCTCACTGCCCGACGATAGGCTGTCTGTCTCATCCAATGACACTCAG GAATCAGGAGCGGCACCAGGCCAGCCGCCAGGTGCTAAATTCTCCCACATCCTCCAGAAAGATGCCTTTCTTGTCTTTCGCTCACTCTGCAAGCTGTCAATGAAGCCGCTGTCAGACGGACCACCTGATCCAAA GTCTCATGAGCTACGATCGAAGGTTTTgtccctccagctgctgctctccatcctgCAGAACGCTGGGCCCATCTTCAAGACCAACGAGATGTTCATAAACGCCATCAAGCAGTACCTGTGTGTGGCTCTGTCAAAGAATGGCGTCTCCTCCGTGCCTGAGGTCTTCGAACTCTCATTGTCCATCTTCCTCACTCTACTGTCTCACTTCAAGACGCACCTCAAGATGCAGATAGAG gtGTTCTTTAAAGAGATTTTTCTCTACATTCTTGAGACGTCCACAAGTTCCTATGACCACAAGTGGATGGTCATACAAACCCTCACTAGAATATGTGCAG ATGCCCAGAGTGTGGTGGACATTTATGTGAACTACGATTGTGACCTAAATGCTGCTAACATATTTGAACGGTTGGTCAATGACCTCTCAAAAATTGCACAGGGTCGTGCAGGTCATGAGCTTGGTACAACACCCCTACAG GAGCTGACCCTGAGAAAAAAAGGCCTTGAATGTCTTGTGTCCATCCTGAAATGTATGGTCGAATGGAGTAAAGACCTATATGTTAACCCCAATTCCCAGACCAGCCTCG GCCAAGAGAAACCATCAGAGCAAGAGAGCACAGAGACGAAAGCCCCGGAGACCATAAACCGCTATGGGAGCATTAACTCTCTGGATTCCACCGCATCGTCTGGCATTGGAAGCTACAGCACTCAGATGTCTGGTACTGACAACCCGGAGCAGTTTGaagtcctcaaacagcagaaggAGATCATCGAACAGGGCATTGACCT GTTCAATAAGAAACCAAAGAGGGGAATCCAGTACCTTCAGGAGCAAGGCATGCTGGGTACAACCCCTGAGGACCTCGCTCAGTTCTTACACCAGGAAGAGAGGCTTGATTCG ACTCAAGTGGGAGAATTCCTCGGGGACAATGATCGCTTCAATAAAGAGGTGATGTACGCCTACGTGGATCAGATGGACTTCCAGGGCAAAGACTTTGTTTCTGCGCTCAGGATGTTCCTGGAGGGATTTCGGCTCCCGGGAGAGGCTCAGAAGATTGATCGACTCATGGAGAAATTTGCGGCAAGATATCTTGAATGCAATCAGGG GCAAACCCTCTTTGCCAGTGCTGACACCGCTTACGTCCTTGCTTACTCGATTATTATGTTGACAACAGACCTTCACAGTCCACAG GTGAagaataaaatgacaaaagagCAATACATCAAGATGAACCGTGGCATCAATGACAGCAAAGACCTGCCTGAGGAATATCTGTCAGCCATCTATGACGAGATTGCCGGGAAGAAGATTGCCATGAAGGAGACGAAGGAGCTCACCATGAAATCAAACAAGCAAA GTGTGGCGAGTGAGAAGCAGCGGCGTTTGCTCTACAATGTGGAGATGGAGCAGATGGCCAAGACGGCCAAAGCTCTGATGGAGGCCGTCAGCCACGTCCAAGCTCCCTTTACCAGCGCAACACATCTGGAGCACGTCAGACCCATGTTCAAG CTGGCATGGACGCCCttcctggctgctttcagcgTGGGTCTTCAGGACTGTGACGACACTGAGGTGGCCTCGCTGTGTCTGGAAGGAATCCGCTGTGCCATCAGGATAGCATGCATCTTCTCCATACAG TTGGAGCGGGATGCGTATGTGCAGGCCCTGGCTCGGTTCACCCTGCTGACGGCCAGCTCCGGCATCGCAGAAATGAAACAGAAGAACATCGACACCATCAAGACCCTCATCACTGTGGCCCACACTGATGGCAACTACCTGGGCAACTCCTGGCACGAG ATCATGAAGTGCATCAGTCAGTTGGAGCTGGCTCAGCTGATTGGCACAGGGGTGAAGGCACGCTACATCTCAGGGACAGTCCGAGGCAAAGAGGGCTTTATTGCTAGCACAAAGGAGCAGAGCAACGACGAGTACCTGGGTCTAG TTGGAGGGACGGTGGATCGGAAGCAGATTGCCAGCATTCAGGAGTCCATCGGAGAGACCAGCTCTCAGAGTGTGGTGGTGGCTGTGGACAG GATATTCACAGGTTCTACCAGGCTGGATGGAAATGCAATAG TTGATTTTGTGCGATGGCTGTGCGCCGTGTCCATGGATGAGCTGGCCTCTCCCACACACCCACGTATGTTCAGCCTGCAGAAGATTGTGGAGATCTCCTACTACAATATGGGTCGCATCAGGCTGCAGTGGTCCAGGATCTGGGAGGTTATCGGGGACCATTTTAACAAG GTCGGCTGTAATTCCAATGAAGATGTGGCCATCTTCGCCGTGGATTCTCTCAGACAGCTGTCCATGAAGTTTCTGGAGAAGGGGGAGCTGGCTAACTTCAGATTCCAGAAAGACTTTCTGAGGCCTTTTGAGCACATCATGAAAAAGAACAG ATCTCCCACCATCAGAGACATGGTGGTTCGCTGTATAGCCCAGATGGTTAACTCCCAAGCAGCAAACATCCGCTCAGGGTGGAAAAACATCTTCTCCGTCTTCCACCTGGCGGCTTCCGACCAGGACGAGAGCATCGTAGAGCTGGCCTTCCAGACCACCGGCCACATCGTCA caaatgtatttgaaaaacaCTTTGCAGCCACAATAGACTCGTTCCAGGATGCAGTCAAGTGTCTGTCAGAGTTTGCCTGCAATGCCTCGTTCCCAGACACCAGCATGGAGGCAATCCGCCTCATTCGACACTGCGCCAAATACGTCTCAGAGAGGCCACAG GCCTTCAAAGACTACACCAGCGATGACATGAATGTAGCGCCTGAAGACCGCGTGTGGGTGCGGGGGTGGTTCCCTATACTCTTCGAACTCTCCTGCATCATCAACAGGTGTAAATTGGATGTCAGGACCAG GGGGCTGACAGTGATGTTTGAGGTGATGAAGACTTATGGGCACACCTTCGAAAAACACTGGTGGCAGGACCTGTTCAGAATCGTCTTCAGGATCTTTGACAACATGAAGCTGCCCGAGCAGCAGACTGAG AAAGCAGAGTGGATGACCACCACCTGCAACCATGCACTTTATGCCATCTGTGATGTCTTCACCCAGTACTTTGAGTCTCTCAGCAGCGTCCTGTTGGACGACATCCTAGCTCAGCTGTACTGGTGTGTGCAGCAAG ATAATGAGCAGCTTGCCCGTTCAGGCACTAACTGTCTAGAGAATGTGGTCATCCTGAATGGAGAGAAGTTTTCTCCAGAGACCTGGGACAAGACATGTAACTGCATGCTGGACATCTTCAAGACCACCATCCCACATGC GCTGCTAACATGGAGACCAGCAGGATCAGAGGGAGAACATTTGACATCACAGAGTCTGTCTGACAAACAGCTG GACTCCATCTCCCAGAAGTCAGTGGATATTCAGTCCCGCTCTGACGACCAGCACTCCATcagcagtgctgacagggtCACCACGGAGAACCGTCGGCAGAGTCAGTACAGCTCAGGCTCGGGCGTGTGTGAGGACGCCTCCAGGAGCAGAACCCCAACAA AAGTCCAGGAGCAGCGTCTATTTGCAGCGTTGCTGATAAAGTGCGTGGTGCAGCTGGAGCTGATCCAAACCATCgataacattgtgttttttcctgccaCCAGTAAGAAGGAAGATGCAGAGAACTTTGCTGCTGCACAG CGAGacgctgtgtgtgcagctgatgtCCCAGTGGAGACCCAGGATCAGGGCATGTACCGCTATCTGACCTCCGAGCAGCTTTTTAAGCTGCTGGACTGCCTGCTGGAGTCGCACCGATTCGCCAAGGCTTTCAACTCTAACAACGAGCAGAGGACCCTGCTGTGGAAAGCAG GCTTCAAAGGGAAGTCGAAGCCTAACTTGTTGAAGCAGGAGACCAGCAGTCTGGCATGTGGGCTGCGCATCCTGTTTCGCATGTACACAGACGAGAGTCGCCAGGACGCCTGGGAGGAGGTCCAGAGACGACTGCTCAA TGTGTGCAGTGAGGCTGTAGCGTACTTCTTGGCTCTGACGTCAGAAAGCCACAGAGAGGCCTGGaccaacctgctgctgctcttcctcactAAGGTGCTAAAGATCAGCGATGAAAGG TTCAAGGCCCATGCATCCAGGTACTACCCCCTCCTGTGTGAAATCATGCAGTTCGACCTGATCCCCGAGCTCCGGGCGGTACTGAGAAAGTTCTACCTGCGTATCGGCCTTGTGTTTCACATCGCACAGCTGCCTGAGCCTGAACCAGACCCTCAGCCTGCACACGCTGAgcctgagacagacacagaagtgGGGGAGGAGGCTGGAGAGGAGGCCCAGTGA